A genome region from Arachis duranensis cultivar V14167 chromosome 6, aradu.V14167.gnm2.J7QH, whole genome shotgun sequence includes the following:
- the LOC107495527 gene encoding uncharacterized vacuolar membrane protein YML018C, whose amino-acid sequence MGWRYHAGLGLIGAFVLIWVSSAEITQRIFRVYKQPFALTYIGVSMMVVYLPISVLKDWIYNSMKNLYRNLHRDYNNDPFRMHEIQQQPQTDLKSSLITDKHIKEAEEGVVLVKKEGHDESHQLVDAECYGNGSWEIAKCCLYLTPIWFAAEYMANLALANTSVVSTTVLSSTSGLFTLLFGAVVGQDSVNITKISAVIISMAGVAMTTLGKTCAADEHIATISQRTRMHSIAGDIFALLSAVCCGLYTVLLKSYAGSGDKVDMQKIFGCIGLYCLLGFWWLAWPLNAVGIEPVFEFPSSSSTTEIVIANSIWSSVISDYFWALSIVWTAPLVATLGMLLNIPVAMVADMLIYGRKYSAIYICGCIQVFAGFTLANLSDKFLRNDAEL is encoded by the exons ATGGGTTGGAGGTACCATGCTGGGTTGGGTCTCATAGGAGCTTTTGTGTTAATATGGGTTAGCTCTGCAGAAATAACTCAG AGGATTTTCAGAGTTTACAAACAACCATTTGCACTCACATACATTGGAGTATCTATGATGGTGGTGTATCTACCCATTTCAGTTCTCAAAGATTGGATCTACAACTCAATGAAGAATTTATATAGAAACCTTCATAGGGACTACAATAATGACCCTTTTAGAATGCATGAGATTCAGCAGCAGCCACAAACCGATTTAAAGAGTAGTTTGATCACTGACAAACATATCAAAGAAGCAGAAGAAGGGGTGGTTTTGGTAAAGAAAGAAGGACATGATGAGTCTCATCAATTGGTGGATGCAGAGTGTTATGGAAATGGTTCATGGGAAATTGCTAAGTGTTGTTTGTACCTTACTCCAATATGGTTTGCAGCAGAG TACATGGCAAACCTGGCACTTGCAAATACAAGTGTTGTGAGCACAACAGTGCTGAGTTCAACGTCAGGTCTGTTTACACTTTTGTTTGGAGCTGTTGTTGGTCAGGACTCAGTAAACATTACCAAAATATCTGCTGTCATAATCAGCATGGCTGGTGTTGCCATGACCACTCTTGGCAAAACATGCGCAGCAGATGAACATATTGCCACCATCTCTCA GAGGACTAGAATGCATTCCATAGCTGGAGACATTTTCGCTCTACTCTCAGCAGTATGTTGTGGCTTATACACAG TGCTTCTGAAGAGTTATGCTGGATCAGGGGACAAAGTTGACATGCAAAAGATTTTTGGGTGTATCGGTCTCTATTGTCTTCTTGGCTTTTGGTGGCTAG CATGGCCGTTAAATGCGGTGGGAATTGAACCTGTTTTCGAATTTCCAAGTTCATCATCCACAACGGAAATTGTTATTGCAAATAGCATTTGGTCAAGCGTTATTTCAGATTACTTTTG GGCACTTTCAATAGTTTGGACTGCTCCATTGGTAGCTACATTGGGCATGTTATTGAATATTCCTGTCGCAATGGTAGCTGATATGCTTATATATGGTCGCAAGTACTCAGCAATTTACATCTGTGGATGCATTCAG GTCTTTGCAGGATTTACTCTAGCAAACCTTTCGGATAAGTTTTTAAGGAATGATGCAGAGTTATAA
- the LOC107495635 gene encoding uncharacterized protein LOC107495635, whose amino-acid sequence MDKGKGVMGSNARRWAVDFSDNSTSPSSRDVPDPPGFSRASIDQDDSTLSRQKKDAESNWKAQKAWEVAQAPFKNLLMMGFMMWMAGSTVHLFSIGITFSALWQPISALQSVGKIFEPYKDSRVELLGPKLLFIALNLGGLALGVWKLNALGLLPTHTSDWVSSLPPAQEVEYSGGGLNLS is encoded by the exons ATGGATAAAGGAAAGGGAGTCATGGGATCCAACGCTCGAAGATGGGCCGTTGACTTCTCCGACAATTCAACCTCTCCTTCCTCTCGCGACGTTCCTGATCCTCCCGGTTTCTCTCGTGCTTCCATCGATCAG GACGATTCAACCCTCAGTCGCCAGAAGAAGGATGCGGAATCAAACTGGAAAGCACAG AAAGCTTGGGAAGTAGCACAAGCCCCTTTCAAGAACTTGCTAATGATGGGGTTTATGATGTGGATGGCTGGAAGTACAGTGCACCTGTTCAGCATTGGTATCACCTTCTCAGCTCTTTGGCAGCCTATCAGTGCCTTGCAAAGCGTTGGCAAGA TTTTTGAGCCTTACAAAGACAGTAGAGTGGAGCTTCTTGGACCTAAGTTGTTATTCATAGCCCTTAATTTGGGTGGCTTGGCACTAGGTGTTTGGAAG CTCAATGCATTGGGGCTTCTTCCTACGCACACATCAGACTGGGTCTCATCCTTACCTCCTGCTCAG GAAGTGGAGTATTCAGGTGGCGGTCTTAATTTGAGTTGA
- the LOC107495651 gene encoding probable small nuclear ribonucleoprotein G, giving the protein MSRSGQPPDLKKYMDKKLQIKLNANRMIVGTLRGFDQFMNLVVDNTVEVNGNEKNEIGMVVIRGNSVVTVEALEPVNRG; this is encoded by the exons ATGAGCAGATCAGGGCAGCCACCGGATTTGAAGAA GTACATGGACAAGAAGCTTCAGA TTAAGCTTAATGCAAACAGGATGATTGTTGGTACCCTCAGGGGTTTTGATCAGTTTATGAACTTAGTTGTTGACAACACTGTTGAAGTCAATGgcaatgaaaagaatgaaatagGGATGGTG GTAATTAGAGGAAACAGTGTGGTTACTGTTGAAGCACTTGAACCTGTCAACAGGGGCTGA